Proteins from a genomic interval of Polaribacter sp. Q13:
- a CDS encoding FecR family protein: MDSKVEKIIINYINKSSNVKELEFLSEWIKDDANKEIFDSYVKTNFQINLATSQIDDALLKDTISKKIKYKKRSVINLIKYSGYAAAIVVLFAVLIKNTSYFNGNKNLILSTIKPGEDKAILTLEDGEEFVLNKATDVVTEKFKNDGENLIYNKEDNHINDSKIAYNYLTVPRGGQYHVVLSDGTEVWLNSDSQLKYPVHFKKGETRQIELVYGEAYFDVSPSSLHNGSNFKVFTKEQEVNVLGTEFNIKAYSSDNAVYTTLIEGSVAISNSTNNSLLKPNQQAILKNNKLDINVSNIDVYNEISWKEGLFSFKDKTLKDIMNTLSRWYNIEIIFKNKDLENELFGGVFDKSQEITEILSLIQSTSNVSFKLEKGKIVIE; encoded by the coding sequence ATGGATTCAAAAGTGGAAAAAATAATTATAAATTACATTAATAAATCTTCTAATGTTAAAGAATTAGAGTTTTTAAGTGAATGGATTAAGGATGATGCCAATAAGGAAATTTTTGATTCTTATGTAAAAACTAATTTCCAAATTAATTTAGCTACAAGTCAAATTGATGATGCATTATTAAAAGATACTATTTCTAAAAAAATTAAGTATAAGAAAAGAAGCGTAATTAATTTAATTAAATATTCTGGTTATGCAGCGGCAATTGTAGTACTATTTGCGGTTTTAATAAAGAACACGAGTTATTTTAATGGAAACAAAAACTTAATTTTAAGTACAATAAAACCAGGAGAGGATAAAGCTATTTTAACTTTAGAGGATGGTGAAGAGTTTGTATTAAATAAAGCAACGGATGTAGTAACTGAAAAGTTTAAAAACGATGGTGAAAACCTTATCTATAATAAAGAAGATAATCACATAAATGATTCTAAAATTGCTTATAATTATTTAACCGTGCCTAGAGGTGGGCAATATCACGTGGTTTTATCAGACGGAACAGAGGTGTGGTTAAATTCAGATTCTCAATTAAAATATCCAGTTCATTTTAAAAAAGGTGAAACGAGACAAATCGAACTAGTTTATGGCGAGGCATACTTTGACGTTTCTCCTAGTTCTTTACATAATGGTTCTAATTTTAAAGTATTCACTAAGGAGCAAGAAGTGAATGTTTTAGGTACAGAATTTAATATCAAGGCTTATTCTTCAGATAATGCTGTTTACACTACTCTTATAGAGGGGAGCGTAGCTATTAGTAATTCTACTAATAATAGTTTGCTAAAACCAAACCAACAGGCTATACTTAAAAATAATAAATTAGACATTAATGTATCTAATATAGATGTTTACAATGAAATTTCTTGGAAAGAAGGCCTTTTTAGTTTTAAAGATAAAACGTTAAAAGATATTATGAATACGCTGTCTAGATGGTATAATATTGAAATAATCTTTAAAAATAAAGATCTTGAAAACGAACTTTTTGGTGGTGTATTTGATAAAAGTCAGGAAATAACCGAAATTTTAAGTTTGATACAAAGTACAAGTAATGTATCATTCAAATTAGAAAAAGGAAAAATTGTAATAGAATAA